One genomic segment of Sminthopsis crassicaudata isolate SCR6 chromosome 4, ASM4859323v1, whole genome shotgun sequence includes these proteins:
- the LOC141566843 gene encoding uncharacterized protein LOC141566843 — protein MEKSTQVIDEEAQSSQDFSFPQEKKIQEVESAALQLTARSHESVTFKDVAMDFTPEEWGQLDPAQRDVMLENYRNLVSLWLPVSKPDGNSNFDQGENQWMVEKKVLRGNCSDWDTRSESRESASVQEISEEESSQRVMVGRITEDDVSNLEECEKWLERQQKNERHLRQVTIAHKKNLTKERDFECNNAYWKSFNQRSIIVSQEKVPTGEKLGNFERKTFKQNSNLMKNQRIYKEKKACKCNECGESFSYHSVLIRHQRIHTGEKPYTCNNCGKAFSHKANLKKHLKTHTRSRLYTCNACGKTFTESSAFSEHQKTHIGERPYECNECGKAFSRTSHLIQHKMIHTGEKPYQCNECDKAFIHSSALIKHQRTHTGEKPYTCNECGKAFSHCSSLTKHQRVHTGEKPYECNECGKTFSQSTHLVQHQRIHTGEKPYECNECGKTFSRSSNFAKHQRIHSGKKPYECNECGKAFIHSSALIQHQKTHTGEKPYRCNECMKTFKCSSSLLRHQRLHTGE, from the exons ATGGAAAAGTCAACTCAAGTGATTGATGAGGAAG CTCAGTCTTCTCAggacttttcctttccccaagaaAAGAAGATCCAGGAGGTAGAATCAGCTGCCCTTCAACTGACAGCCAGGTCTCAT GAATCAGTGACTTTTAAAGATGTGGCCATGGACTTCACCCCAGAGGAATGGGGGCAGCTGGATCCTGCTCAGAGGGATGTTATGCTGGAGAATTATAGGAACCTGGTCTCTTTGT GGCTTCCAGTTTCCAAACCTGATGGGAATTCTAATTTTGATCAAGGAGAAAATCAATGGATGGTGGAGAAAAAAGTCCTAAGAGGCAACTGTTCAG atTGGGATACTAGGTCTGAAAGCAGAGAGTCAGCCTCAGTACAGGAAATCTCTGAAGAGGAATCATCACAAAGGGTGATGGTGGGAAGAATCACAGAGGATGATGTTTCCAACTTGGAAGAATGTGAGAAATGGTTAGAGAGACAACAGAAAAATGAGAGACATTTGAGGCAAGTGACAATTGCTCACAAGAAAAATCTTACTAAAGAGAGAGACTTTGAATGTAATAATGCATACTGGAAAAGTTTTAATCAGAGATCAATTATTGTTAGTCAAGAAAAAGTTCCTACAGGAGAGAAATTGGGTAATTTTGAAAGAAAGACCTTCAAACAAAATTCAAACCTAATGAAAAATCAGAGAATCTACAAGGAGAAAAAAGCTTGtaagtgtaatgaatgtggagaATCCTTTAGCTACCATTCAGTGCTTATTCGGCATCaaagaatccatactggagagaaaccatatacATGCAATAattgtgggaaagccttcagccaCAAAGCTAACCtcaaaaagcatttgaaaactCATACTAGGTCAAGACTCTATACATGCAatgcatgtgggaaaactttTACTGAGAGCTCAGCTTTTTCTGAACATCAGAAAACACATATTGGAGAGagaccttatgaatgtaatgaatgtgggaaggccttcagTCGGACTTCACATCTTATTCAGCATAAGatgattcatactggagagaagccctatCAATGTAACGAATGTGACAAAGCCTTCATTCATTCCTCAGCTCTTATTAAGCATCAAAGAACTCATACTGGTGAGAAACCCTAcacatgtaatgaatgtggaaaagcattCAGTCATTGCTCATCCCTTACTAAAcatcagagagttcatactggggaaaaaccctatgaatgtaatgaatgtgggaagaccTTTAGTCAGAGTACACACCTTGTtcaacatcaaagaattcatactggagagaaaccttatgaatgcaatgaatgtgggaaaaccttcAGCAGAAGTTCAAACTTTgctaaacatcagagaattcatagtggaaagaaaccctatgaatgtaaCGAATGTGGCAAagccttcattcattcatcagctcttattcaacatcagaaaactcacactggagaaaaaccctatAGATGTAATGAATGTATGAAAACTTTCAAGTGTAGTTCCTCTCTCCTTAGACATCAGAGACTCCATACAGGGGAGTAA